The Chrysemys picta bellii isolate R12L10 chromosome 5, ASM1138683v2, whole genome shotgun sequence DNA segment AAGGTTGGAGGAGAGTGAATTAACTATTTAACTAACTCCTGGATAATTTCTGTaggaaaaaaaactattaaaagCTGCAGAATTTCTGCTTGAAAATGTATTATGTAGAGAGTGAGAAACCAAAATTAATTTCATCTGGAGTCTTAGATTATACTTAAGAACCTTTGTATGAATACACAATTCCCACACTCAGAAAACTGGTCCCATAATCCAATCCTACAATGAGATGCATGAGGGCCATTTAGAATCCCATCTCCTTTAAAAGGGCATTGTTCTGTACTTCTCTCACTGCAGGATATAGGCCACattaaatatttcaatttaaaGTTGTAGAGTACTTATTCTTGTAACTTGAACATATATTTTACAGTTTCTTGAATAGTTTATATGTAAACAAATGAATTTCAGCGTAGCACTGAAAATATAGCGAGGTATTTGAATGTTAGCCTTTCAGTTGAAAATAATGCCGTGAATTAAGTATGTATGAAACATGCTACTTCTTCAGCTACTTATCAAAAGTACTGGAGCAACACCTTGCCTTTAGCTTTATATCATTTACAAGAAACTGTATTGATCATCCAATTGTTTTATTCTGATGctttgaaaaacattttataaTGTAGAAATCCAATTTGACACTTcacaattttgattaaaaatttatgtttaaaaaaaattacactagttctattctatttatttaaaatgcacATATTTTGTCGATAGGTTGTCTACATGGTGCACCAGCTAAGATGCAAGTTCTAGTGAATACTAGTGTGTCGTAcgctgtccatgtggaccctactGGCGTGCATTAAAAGCTCCCCAGTGTGCAGTGACATAATACTATTTGGGACAATGTCAACATGCACTAAGGAATTTTTAGTGTGCGCCAGCAGGGTCTACGTGGCCCGTGCAACACAATGGTGTGCACTAGTACTTACACCCCAGCTGGTGCACACTAATGCACCATGCAGAAAAGCCCTATGTGATTATGATAAGCGGTTTACCTATTACAGTGGTGTTTCCTTCTTGTAGTTGAAACTTGGGTCAGTTCCCTCAAGCTGAAGTTTTAAGGCTTGCTTAAGGCTTAGTTCTGTCTCTGCAGGAGGATAGCCTTCCAAAACTTCCTGAAGTCCTCTTTCCTGTCCTGTTCGCGGGACAGAAACCCTACCAAGAAAAACCTGATTGCTTTGAAGGTGATAATTTGGGTTTGTCATTATTCCATTTCGCTTCTTCTGTTCCCCACTCTGTTGGTGAATTAGGAATTGTTGCTGAGGTCGACCAACTTCTTGCTGAGATGGAGGGACCAAAATTTTGCACTGTGGCTCTGCTGGCGTTGATTTAAGTGGCACACTGGTTCCAGATTTGGCAACAGGTACTCGTTTATCAAACTGAGTCATTTCATATTCTAAAACTTTTGGTTGAGAGGAGCTGCTCGGCTTGATTTTTTTCCCGGCAGATCCAGATTTGCTGGAGttttctgtttttccccctttgtttgctttaGTTGATTTCAAACTAGGTTTTACTTGGCTCCATTCAAATTCACTACTAGGTGAATTATGATTCTGACTTAAGGAATGAGTTGTGGAAGAAGGAGAAACAATTGACTGCCTGCTTCTGCTACGAGGCAGTGAATGCTGCTGTATTTGTTCTGTAAATGACATACTATGAAAACTATCTATAGGCACTGTCTGGGCAGTTGCTGTAGATGACGTAGTACGCAGAGAAGAGTTTTTGGAACTTTTCAGCGAATTATTTGATAAGGACGACTTCTGGCGGTCCACTGTAGAATCTGGAGATTCTGAGGGAGAACTAAAAGCATGAGCAGGCCCATTAGACAAACCACGTATAGTAGGCTGCatatctcctccacctgtgctcCCTGAACTATTTGATTTTATTGTTAATGACTGCATTTTTGAAGAGACTGACTGCAAGGGTTTTTGCTCCATTGTGTGGACTGGTGATGGAGTGCAGCCATTTAGACTAGATGCACCATATTTTTCCAGTAATTTAATAATCTGAGAATGTCCATTTTTTGCTGCAACACGCATAGCGGTACGTCCAAATTGATCTGCATGATTTGGATCAGCACCATGCTCCAGTAATATCTGCACAACATCAATGTGTCCTTCTTGTGCTGCAATGCAGAGTGCAGTAGCACCTTGATTACAGGTGTGGTCAACTAAGGCTCCATGCTCAATCAAAAGCCGAACTACTTTCACATGGCCTTGCCAAGCAGCAGATTGCAAAGCAGATCGCTTCTCATTGTCTGCAGCATTCACATCAGCATGGTATGTTATCAGTACCTGCACCATCTCCAAATGGCCCTGCCAGCAGGAAACATGGAGTGCTGTCCTTCCTTCTGCATCGCTTGCTTCTACATTTGCACCATTTTCTAAAAAATACTCGGCCATTGTAAGCTGGTTTTCTAATGCCAAGATGTAAAGTGTTGGTCGGCCGTCAGCATCTTTGTAGTTTACATCTGCTCCGTGGCTGAAAAGTAGTTCAACTATATCTCTATGACCTTCTAAAGCAGCAACTCGGAGAGAATTTCTCCCATCATAGCCTCTCTGATCAATATTAGATTTATTTTCCAGTAATATCTGTACACAATCATAGTGACCTTCTTGTGCAGCCAGTATGAAAGGTATACGTCCATCATTATCAATTTCATTTGTTCTAGCACCTTGTTCTATAAGTGCTTCACATATCAACCTGTGACCTTCAAAAGCTGCCATGTGCAAAGGTGTCCATCCTGCATCATCTCTATGATTTTCATCTAGGCCTCTGTCCAGCAGAGTCCGTACTACTTCAACGTTACCTTGGGCAGAGGCTATACTAAGAACTGTTCGCCCTTCGCTATCAATGCTGTCCACAGCAGCACCCCAAAATAAAAGAGTATTTACAACTGAAGCATGGCCCATAGAGGCTGCTGCCAGAAGGGGTGTACGGCCATTATTGTCAGTGTGATCCACATCAGCTCCTCCTTCTAGAAGTAAGTCAACAACATCTACATGCCCTTCGTAGGCAGCTACCAACAGTGGAGTCATACCATCTTTGTCACAATGATCTACTTCAGCACCACGGTCAATTAAAAGGCTAACCACTGAAGCATGCCCCTTACTAGCAGGTACACAAAGTGCAGCAACAGACAGAGCAGTCCTTCCATCCACATCCTCATGATTTACCTCTGCACCATGGTCAAGGAggtgctccacaatctctttaTGTCCCATGTATGCTGCTGCAATCAAAGCCGTTCTACCTTCATTATCAGCTTTGTTGACTTCAGCTCCATGTTGTAGCAGATTCAGCACTATATCTTCGTGTCCTCCCCATGCCGCTGCTCTCAAGGCTGTTCGACTGTCAGCATCTGCACAATCCACTTTGACTCCAGCGTAAAGGAGTGCAGAAACCACCTCGGTGTGTCCACCCCAAGCTGCAGATCGTAGTGCTGTCCAGCCATCATGATCAGTGTGATTTACATTAGCCCCACATCCAATCAAACAATTGACAACCTTGGTATGTCCTTGTCGAGCAGCTAGAGTAAGTGCTGTCTGCCCATGAGTATCTTCTATTTCTAAATCTGCTCCTCTAGAAACAAGTAAGTTAACAACATCAAGATTGCCACTATATGCAGCATTAGCTAACAATGTTCTCCCATTTGAATCACACTGATTTACTGATGCTCCATTATCTAACAGGGTCCGAATGGAATCTTCCCTTTCCAGAGCTTGTCGTACAATGCAAGATGTACGGTCATCTTCACTGTTGACATGAGCACCAGCTTTTACTAGCAGCTGTAGTACTTCCTGCTCTTTGGGAATTAAAGTGGACAAAGAGTCTTTGACTGGTGTGCCATTCCATATCATCCACAAAGCCAACTCAGAAGTCTCTAACTGCAAATTTGAATTAATTAGATGCAATGCAAATTCTTGGGCCTCTAATGGTGTCAAATCCTTTGCTCGACAAGTGTAACTCATTGCTAACATTCTGTGTCCCTCTGCTGCATTACATAAATATTTCTGTGTACAGTGCTTTACATCCAGCAGCCATTCTGCAAAACTGTAATGAAACAAAATTTTAGTATTTCCTAGCCCATCAACAAGAACTTTTGACAGAACATCTAGTTTGCGTTGAAAGTCTTCCATAGTCAATGTCATGTTTTTGGTCCACACTGCATGATACAATTCTGTTGTAGTCAATGGCCTACAAGCTGCAAGAATTACATTCAGAATGGGCTGGACCTTTGCAAACTGTTTTCTTACAAAAAGCCTCTGACAAAGCCAGAGATATAGGCCATTTAGTGTTCCAGGAATGTCACGGATCTCTCTTAGCATGATAAAATTTTCCACAACTCCATCTAGGACACGTTCTAGATATAAAAAGCAACCACTGCTTTTGATGTGAAGCTGGTTTAGCATTTCTGCAGTTTCTTTTGTGAGATGTTGTCTCAGTGCTTCTTCTTGATCTAAACGATGGAGAATATACTGCTGCACATCTTTCACGATATATGCCTTTCGGAGATCATCTAGACTTATTTTTCGAAAACCTATTTAAAAAGAGAAGATAGATAAAGGTCAATGAACAATTCTGCGGTTTAGTTTTCTACTAGTTTTGGTTGTTCAATATTACAAAAGAAAAAGGCGGCTTTTGGAGAGGAAGTTTGGGAAACAGGAAAAATGATGTATGTATCAACACAGTATATCTGATATTCAATGACAAATATCTAAACTAATAGTAGCGGAGAACTGTGCTATAATATATAAAGCAGCATATTTTTTCATATTCCACCAAAAAGAGAAATGCACATTAGTAAACAAAACTGAACTGGACCATGGGACAGAGACTGTGACACTGTCAGACAATGTCAAGCACACTGACagcacataaataaataattagaAATAGTAAAAAACTGATCTGCACCCTTAACAAAACACCACATTCTATATTAGGAATATGAGAAATTTAGAAACAtagtagtttttgtttgtttgtttgtttgtttgtttgatggaCCATCAAGCCCAACAGCTCAGCCTTTTTATTTTGGTTCATCTTAACTCTACTTTCTGCTTTTTAAGAATACTCTAATTCATTTGAAAGTTGAACTCTAATCTTGGCTTCACAATCATCTACACAATTTTAATATATTATCCTTTGTGTGAAAGCGTTCTGCTTAAAATTTCCATTTACTCAAACTTTCTTAACTTTCAGATTATGACATTTAATTTTTCAACCTCTTAGAAGTCTAtaattaatagtgattaatctCTTGCATAATTTGGGGACTTTTATTAGGTCGGCTTGAGGCCGCTTTTTGAACAAGAAAGATTTTGTTTAGTTTAGATTCTTTAGAcctgttcccctccccacccccaaggcaAAAAACTGTGATACCACAATGATGTAAGCAAATGAGTAGCCCTACTAAACTCAAGGGGTACTCAGAgcatactgaagtcaatagatgcAATGATGAATTCATACTATATGAGGATGATGTAGTAGTTTTCAGTTCATTAACTGAGGAGGATGTTACACTTCATTTACTAGGGATAATCATTTAATAATCAGTAGGACTGGATAATttgcacccaagagtcctaaaaAGAGCTGTCCGAGGAAATTTCTGGCCcactgatatttttaataaatcttggtgTAATGGGGAAATCTTCGTGTAACGTGCCAATATTAAAAAAGGTAAGCATGATGACCCAGATTATAATAAGccagttagcctgacatcaattcTGAGCAAAATAATGGAATATCTGATATGGGGTTcaattgataaagaattaaaggttaGAAATACAATTAATGCCCATCGACATtgcaaacaaacctgatttcattcttcgATGAAATTACAAATGTAGCTGATAACGGTAACTGCGTAGATATAATACGCATACATTTTTGATTTAGCACCACAcaaaacattctgattaaaataaaatcagtaCTCTAGAGTACTGACAGAGCACATgtgaaatagattaaaaactagccatttgacagatctcaaaaaatgtccatggggaatcatcatcaaatgaagtgtttctagtggggttctacAGGGATCAATACTAAgcccaatcctattcaacattttcatcaatgatctgaaCGTAAATATAATATCACtgttgataaaatttgcagatgacaaagacTGGTGGATTGTTAAATAATGATGTCAGTCATACAGAGTGATGTGAATCATTTGGTAACTTGGGCCCATTCAAAGAAAGTAtatgtgaaaaagacaccccttGAGCAACACAAGTTACATTGCCCTAAGTACTGTTCACACCAGTgttatgtcggcgggagagcatctcTCGCTGAtatagcttccgcctctcgcagaggtggagtaattatgcatCTTCACCACACGCACTACAGCTGTGCCGATGTAGCACTGTAGTACAGACTTTCCCTGAGAGACTTaaatctgtttaatttatcaaaagAAGAATAAGAGGTGACTCAATTACAGTCCATAAGTACCAGGGAGAAAGTACCAAGttctaaagggctctttaatcaagTGGATGAATGCATGACAAGAATCAACGGCAATAAACTGAAGCCAAACAAATTTCAATTAGAAatcaggccttttttttttttttttttttttaaaaacagtgacaGCGATAACCACTGAAACAAACTACTATGGGATTCCCCACCTTTTGATATCTTCAGATCAAGATGATGTCTTTTTGGAACATATGGTTTAGTCAAAAACAAATTATTGAGCAcatacaggagtaactgggtgaaatttaatagtcTGATATATAGCACATCAGACTAGATGAGGCCTTaaaaactctatgaatctatgactatTCCCGTGCTTAAATCTTTGCAGACCCAGGGAATCTGACATGATGACCTGTGTGTAAGTGTAAAAGTACAAGTAGGATCTAAAAAGTACCTAACAGAATAACAGTATTATTACTTATTTATCTTCCTCATTAAAACATAGTAAGCtgtttgactttttaaaagtTGCTAAAAACTGGGGTGAGGTTTTCAGTACTTCCCCACTATTCTGTATTACCTAAATAACCTTGTTCTTTAAAGTGCTGACTGATTTCTGTATCTagcaaaaataaaatttcaacaCAAGTACTAAAAACCTCTATAAAAAGGATGACTAATCTGAATCTTAAAAAATGATCCGGGCAGGTAAGAACAATTATAATTACTAGTATTGCCCTctgaaaattaaaattttaatataCTCTAATGCTGAGAGTTGAGTACACTGTACATTTCAGAAAGAATTAAGCATaccattttaatattttactCAATTCTTGTTTTAAATTAATGCAGCTATTTCAATTTGGAACAACATTATAGTTATATACTGTAGAAAAAGATAATTCACTCACATTAGAGGAAATTATGGCTAACAACAAATGCATAATGATGGAGAATTtccaagttaaaaataaatacaatttactGCTGATAGCATGATCATCTTAATCTCCTTTAACAGCCTTCAAAATATTGAAAGCGAACACTGTCAGAGATATATTTAACTATCTTTGTAATCCTGTAAATTGCACAGTATATGATTCTGCAAATGAAGGTTGTAACGTAGATCAATTTCCAACTTCTTCAGTAGTACAACGAACCAGGTTTCCTCAATGTGACGTGGTCCCTTTGTCTTCCTCTCTGTTCTTAAGAGGAAGAAGGGAAATCATACATACAAGAATGCTATACTTGGAAATATGTCAAAACTGGACTCTTGGAAGTTTTAGTAGCCTGCCGATTCCCAGAACGTAGCAGATGGATAGAATGTAGTGTATAAAAAAATTCAGTTACATGTAGCACACAACTGATCTCTGTCATTTGAAACATCAGTCTTCACAGTGCCAAGTTTTGTATTTGCCATAGATCGTTTTTTTCTAAACAATAAAACATAACAATGCTTGCATACCACTTTTCTGGAAGCTACAGAACTCTAAGAAACTCTAGAAGTCACAGAAACAGCAATTTAAGTTGCtgagtaaaaaaaatatatatatatatatattctaggCCACAATTGTACCTCACCATTCCAGTGACAGACAGTAACCTCATCCATCCACAGTAACAACGTACACACATTTTCTTAGAGTCAGCTAATCTgccttaaaaacttttttttttaaaccaaaagtgGTCATCAAACTGCAAATTATCTTGGGGGAGAAGCAATCATGTGGTAACCAGTTCAATCCAGTTTTGACCATTATTCCACAGAGCTAATAGTTTGAGGTGATACAATAAAAAATGGCATTGTTTGGATCTATGTTTTGTTTAACATGACTTCCAGATCTAAATACTCAGTTTATATATTTTGTTCTAGCTGCAAATTCAACCTGGGTTCTAAGACTTAAGATGGATTCTCCCCTTTTCAAGCACGCTCACTAAAGGCTCTGCATCCCATATTAGGCCCTCTGTGGTGCCTATGCAACCCCAATTACCTTCATGGGGGTTGCATAAATAATACTGACTAGAGTTTAGTGAACAATTCTGTTAATATTACTGAAGAAAGAATGTAGTCTAGCTTAGAGATGCAGTTTCATTCCTTTTGGAGTTTAGGACTGGACCTAACTACACACACTGACATGAGATGCAGCTATTTCTAGAGTGGAAGGTAGCAGCAAGCCAGCACACAGCATGCATCATCACAGTGCTATAATGAGGGAGGGATATTCTGGCCAAAGTAATCCGACTAAAACCTTGATAAAGGAACCACAATATCTTtcacctccaaaaaaaaaaacagcagaaaGGATCCTCCCAATTCCACCCCGTTTTTTTTAAGTGTCATATGAAAGCAGACAGCAGAATACTTAAATTAATGGCCTTGGAAGAATGATGGACTGAGCTGTCTCTGTCAGGATCTTAACCCCATACTTCCATAGAGATAGAGGTATTTTAAATTGAAGCTCAGATTATGTCATCCTCTTTATCATGTATAAATGCCATtctgaaaaataacaaaaaagtcagagtttaaagccaggaggaaccaccagatcatctagtctgacctcttaacATCACAAgacaccaacaccacccagcaccacaCACTAAAActaacaaccaaaattagaccaaagtattacagccaaCAGGAAACTAgactattacactggtctacaatttttgagaagtcgtctgcttcagagataaaatgtgttatttattatgtattttgatgtgctgaattcaaatatgacaattaaaacaactgattggctactgtttctaagatatttaagtttttacattttatgtctatgtatattgtgtagatagtagagttttaatcataaattgtaaacctaggtcttttcatgtgtttatggttgctttacatgataaagcaacctgtcctgtttatgtaacactttaaaaatcagcaaaagggttatataaataaaatttattatgaaacaaaaggcaaaaaacaattatgtacatagtttagtcctattcagtgtctactcagcgcttcttggcttgtctcttgtattcattacatggagcatctcttgtcactgtccagcaatagtctgcaagcattgatgggctccatttgccctgatgaaatcgctcgctgtgctcgttgctcactgctccgcagttcggtggaaaaaaatctaaatgagtgtgcaaaaaatgtatctttagtgacatgttgcaaccaaggcttttgtatgccttgaggaggttttccaccaacaacctgtagttgtctgccttgttgtttccgagaaaatttattgccactaactggaaggctttccatgccgtcttttccttgccacgcagtgcatggtcaaatgcatcatcccgaagaagttcacgaatctgaggaccaacaaagacaccttcctttatcttagcttcacttaaccttggaaattttccacggaggtacttgaaagctgcttgtgttttgtcaatggccttgacaaagttcttcatcagacccagcttggtgtgtaagggtggtaacaaaatcttccttgattcaacaag contains these protein-coding regions:
- the ANKRD50 gene encoding ankyrin repeat domain-containing protein 50 isoform X3 gives rise to the protein MLNQLHIKSSGCFLYLERVLDGVVENFIMLREIRDIPGTLNGLYLWLCQRLFVRKQFAKVQPILNVILAACRPLTTTELYHAVWTKNMTLTMEDFQRKLDVLSKVLVDGLGNTKILFHYSFAEWLLDVKHCTQKYLCNAAEGHRMLAMSYTCRAKDLTPLEAQEFALHLINSNLQLETSELALWMIWNGTPVKDSLSTLIPKEQEVLQLLVKAGAHVNSEDDRTSCIVRQALEREDSIRTLLDNGASVNQCDSNGRTLLANAAYSGNLDVVNLLVSRGADLEIEDTHGQTALTLAARQGHTKVVNCLIGCGANVNHTDHDGWTALRSAAWGGHTEVVSALLYAGVKVDCADADSRTALRAAAWGGHEDIVLNLLQHGAEVNKADNEGRTALIAAAYMGHKEIVEHLLDHGAEVNHEDVDGRTALSVAALCVPASKGHASVVSLLIDRGAEVDHCDKDGMTPLLVAAYEGHVDVVDLLLEGGADVDHTDNNGRTPLLAAASMGHASVVNTLLFWGAAVDSIDSEGRTVLSIASAQGNVEVVRTLLDRGLDENHRDDAGWTPLHMAAFEGHRLICEALIEQGARTNEIDNDGRIPFILAAQEGHYDCVQILLENKSNIDQRGYDGRNSLRVAALEGHRDIVELLFSHGADVNYKDADGRPTLYILALENQLTMAEYFLENGANVEASDAEGRTALHVSCWQGHLEMVQVLITYHADVNAADNEKRSALQSAAWQGHVKVVRLLIEHGALVDHTCNQGATALCIAAQEGHIDVVQILLEHGADPNHADQFGRTAMRVAAKNGHSQIIKLLEKYGASSLNGCTPSPVHTMEQKPLQSVSSKMQSLTIKSNSSGSTGGGDMQPTIRGLSNGPAHAFSSPSESPDSTVDRQKSSLSNNSLKSSKNSSLRTTSSTATAQTVPIDSFHSMSFTEQIQQHSLPRSRSRQSIVSPSSTTHSLSQNHNSPSSEFEWSQVKPSLKSTKANKGGKTENSSKSGSAGKKIKPSSSSQPKVLEYEMTQFDKRVPVAKSGTSVPLKSTPAEPQCKILVPPSQQEVGRPQQQFLIHQQSGEQKKRNGIMTNPNYHLQSNQVFLGRVSVPRTGQERGLQEVLEGYPPAETELSLKQALKLQLEGTDPSFNYKKETPL
- the ANKRD50 gene encoding ankyrin repeat domain-containing protein 50 isoform X2 encodes the protein MKPPQQSLFLLVDSIDEGCNVAEGEQTSTGISGTIAELLADHYEFFPPWLLLLCSARKQSKTVTKMFTGFRKISLDDLRKAYIVKDVQQYILHRLDQEEALRQHLTKETAEMLNQLHIKSSGCFLYLERVLDGVVENFIMLREIRDIPGTLNGLYLWLCQRLFVRKQFAKVQPILNVILAACRPLTTTELYHAVWTKNMTLTMEDFQRKLDVLSKVLVDGLGNTKILFHYSFAEWLLDVKHCTQKYLCNAAEGHRMLAMSYTCRAKDLTPLEAQEFALHLINSNLQLETSELALWMIWNGTPVKDSLSTLIPKEQEVLQLLVKAGAHVNSEDDRTSCIVRQALEREDSIRTLLDNGASVNQCDSNGRTLLANAAYSGNLDVVNLLVSRGADLEIEDTHGQTALTLAARQGHTKVVNCLIGCGANVNHTDHDGWTALRSAAWGGHTEVVSALLYAGVKVDCADADSRTALRAAAWGGHEDIVLNLLQHGAEVNKADNEGRTALIAAAYMGHKEIVEHLLDHGAEVNHEDVDGRTALSVAALCVPASKGHASVVSLLIDRGAEVDHCDKDGMTPLLVAAYEGHVDVVDLLLEGGADVDHTDNNGRTPLLAAASMGHASVVNTLLFWGAAVDSIDSEGRTVLSIASAQGNVEVVRTLLDRGLDENHRDDAGWTPLHMAAFEGHRLICEALIEQGARTNEIDNDGRIPFILAAQEGHYDCVQILLENKSNIDQRGYDGRNSLRVAALEGHRDIVELLFSHGADVNYKDADGRPTLYILALENQLTMAEYFLENGANVEASDAEGRTALHVSCWQGHLEMVQVLITYHADVNAADNEKRSALQSAAWQGHVKVVRLLIEHGALVDHTCNQGATALCIAAQEGHIDVVQILLEHGADPNHADQFGRTAMRVAAKNGHSQIIKLLEKYGASSLNGCTPSPVHTMEQKPLQSVSSKMQSLTIKSNSSGSTGGGDMQPTIRGLSNGPAHAFSSPSESPDSTVDRQKSSLSNNSLKSSKNSSLRTTSSTATAQTVPIDSFHSMSFTEQIQQHSLPRSRSRQSIVSPSSTTHSLSQNHNSPSSEFEWSQVKPSLKSTKANKGGKTENSSKSGSAGKKIKPSSSSQPKVLEYEMTQFDKRVPVAKSGTSVPLKSTPAEPQCKILVPPSQQEVGRPQQQFLIHQQSGEQKKRNGIMTNPNYHLQSNQVFLGRVSVPRTGQERGLQEVLEGYPPAETELSLKQALKLQLEGTDPSFNYKKETPL
- the ANKRD50 gene encoding ankyrin repeat domain-containing protein 50 isoform X1, which translates into the protein MAQTSLLQGKQFYCREWVFHKLQHCLQEKANCSNIAANKPSLVANSGNNAGVVSGKGTAWGVLLVGGPGSGKTALSTELLWPSSSASLQRGLHRQSLAFHFCRAQDSDTLCVGGFIRGLVTQICRSGLIQGYEDKLRDPAVQSLLQPGECERNPAEAFKRCILLPLLGMKPPQQSLFLLVDSIDEGCNVAEGEQTSTGISGTIAELLADHYEFFPPWLLLLCSARKQSKTVTKMFTGFRKISLDDLRKAYIVKDVQQYILHRLDQEEALRQHLTKETAEMLNQLHIKSSGCFLYLERVLDGVVENFIMLREIRDIPGTLNGLYLWLCQRLFVRKQFAKVQPILNVILAACRPLTTTELYHAVWTKNMTLTMEDFQRKLDVLSKVLVDGLGNTKILFHYSFAEWLLDVKHCTQKYLCNAAEGHRMLAMSYTCRAKDLTPLEAQEFALHLINSNLQLETSELALWMIWNGTPVKDSLSTLIPKEQEVLQLLVKAGAHVNSEDDRTSCIVRQALEREDSIRTLLDNGASVNQCDSNGRTLLANAAYSGNLDVVNLLVSRGADLEIEDTHGQTALTLAARQGHTKVVNCLIGCGANVNHTDHDGWTALRSAAWGGHTEVVSALLYAGVKVDCADADSRTALRAAAWGGHEDIVLNLLQHGAEVNKADNEGRTALIAAAYMGHKEIVEHLLDHGAEVNHEDVDGRTALSVAALCVPASKGHASVVSLLIDRGAEVDHCDKDGMTPLLVAAYEGHVDVVDLLLEGGADVDHTDNNGRTPLLAAASMGHASVVNTLLFWGAAVDSIDSEGRTVLSIASAQGNVEVVRTLLDRGLDENHRDDAGWTPLHMAAFEGHRLICEALIEQGARTNEIDNDGRIPFILAAQEGHYDCVQILLENKSNIDQRGYDGRNSLRVAALEGHRDIVELLFSHGADVNYKDADGRPTLYILALENQLTMAEYFLENGANVEASDAEGRTALHVSCWQGHLEMVQVLITYHADVNAADNEKRSALQSAAWQGHVKVVRLLIEHGALVDHTCNQGATALCIAAQEGHIDVVQILLEHGADPNHADQFGRTAMRVAAKNGHSQIIKLLEKYGASSLNGCTPSPVHTMEQKPLQSVSSKMQSLTIKSNSSGSTGGGDMQPTIRGLSNGPAHAFSSPSESPDSTVDRQKSSLSNNSLKSSKNSSLRTTSSTATAQTVPIDSFHSMSFTEQIQQHSLPRSRSRQSIVSPSSTTHSLSQNHNSPSSEFEWSQVKPSLKSTKANKGGKTENSSKSGSAGKKIKPSSSSQPKVLEYEMTQFDKRVPVAKSGTSVPLKSTPAEPQCKILVPPSQQEVGRPQQQFLIHQQSGEQKKRNGIMTNPNYHLQSNQVFLGRVSVPRTGQERGLQEVLEGYPPAETELSLKQALKLQLEGTDPSFNYKKETPL